The window GGGTGCGGTGCAATTGTCGCACTGCTTGAAAAAGCCACGGGAGTCACGGCATTCAGTGTTGGAAAACCGAGTCCGGTAATGATGCGGGCTGCAAGAAAGGAACTGGGGCTGGATGCTTCGGACACGGTCATGATTGGCGACACCATGGACACCGACATCCTTGGTGGTGTGCAGCTGGGATATCGAACGGTGCTTGTTCTCTCCGGAACGACAAGCCAAAGTGACCTCGCTAACTTTGCCTACCGTCCCGATATTGTTGTGCCATCTGTTGCTGAACTATTAATGCCGCCGGAACTGCTGCTTCAGATGCTGTTTGATGAAAACGAAGGTGCGGGCAAGCCCCTGGCGGGATCCATGGTGGCCAATGCAGTGGTGTAACACTCGAAACTGAACTCACCGGACCATTACGGAACGGGTTAACCAACGCTCGATGAGGAAAGGATTTCCTGAATCACTTTCCCATCGTTCGTTGGCCCGATGAGTCGATTGTTGAGTCCCTGATATGGGTAGCTGAATCGGAACGGATCAATTCCCAGCTGATTCAGAATGGTGGCCTGCAGATCACGAATGCCGACCGGGTTCTCTGTGATGTAGTAGCCAATATCGTCGGTTGCCCCGAACGCTGTCCCTGGCTTAATTCCTCCGCCAGCCATCCACATTGTGAAGGCGTAGGGATGATGATCGCGGCCGATAAATCCTTTCTGCAGCGTGTCTCGGACATTGTTCTGCATCATCGGTGTCCGGCCGAATTCTCCACCCCAGACGACGAGCGTTGATTCCAGCAGTCCCCGTTGCTTCAGATCCGTGAGCAGACCAGCCATAGCGCGATCAATTTGCCGAGCTTTGATCGGAAGTGTTTCATCGATCGATTCTCCGGGAGAACTGCCGTGATGATCCCAGCCCCAATCATACAACTGCACGAATCGTACACCCTGCTCCACGAGCCTGCGCGCAAGAAGGCAGTTGTTAGCAAATGTAGGGTCATCGCCCTTGTAAAGTACCCGGGGGTCGTCAGCGGATTCGGCGGGAGAAGAATGGCCCGGAATCGCACCATAAAGTTCCAGAATATGTTTCGGCTCGCGACTAATGTCCATGACCTCAGGCACCGATGCCTGCATGCGATAGGCGAGTTCGTATTGCGAAATGCGGGTCTGTGTTTCACTGTCACGAATTTGTGCAAACTGCATTTCGTTAAGATCCCGAATTGCATCCAGAGACTTTCTGCGAAGCGCGCGATTCATTC is drawn from Planctomycetaceae bacterium and contains these coding sequences:
- a CDS encoding DUF1501 domain-containing protein, whose product is MALRSMLGATYAEDRLNSESGISNSGAPESPKQPMIEPKARSVIYLHMAGSPSQLELFDHKPALQKFHNKECPQEYLEGKRFAFIKGVPRMLAGQFRFDQHGQAGQWVSELLPKFAAVADETCIIRSLNTDQFNHAPAQLLLHTGQPRLGNPAMGSWVTYGLGSESQDLPGFVVLASGGKTPSAGKSLWGSGFLPTVYQGVQCRTTGDPVLYLSDPAGMNRALRRKSLDAIRDLNEMQFAQIRDSETQTRISQYELAYRMQASVPEVMDISREPKHILELYGAIPGHSSPAESADDPRVLYKGDDPTFANNCLLARRLVEQGVRFVQLYDWGWDHHGSSPGESIDETLPIKARQIDRAMAGLLTDLKQRGLLESTLVVWGGEFGRTPMMQNNVRDTLQKGFIGRDHHPYAFTMWMAGGGIKPGTAFGATDDIGYYITENPVGIRDLQATILNQLGIDPFRFSYPYQGLNNRLIGPTNDGKVIQEILSSSSVG